In Cedecea neteri, a single genomic region encodes these proteins:
- the cmoB gene encoding tRNA 5-methoxyuridine(34)/uridine 5-oxyacetic acid(34) synthase CmoB, protein MIDFGNFYQLIAKNHLAPWLETLPAQIASWQRESLHGQFKHWYNTVNYLPEMTPHRLDLLHSVTAESATPLSEGQQLGIEKLLRNLMPWRKGPYSLYGVDIDTEWRSDLKWDRVLPHISPLAGRTILDVGCGSGYHLWRMIGAGAQLAVGIDPMQLFICQFEAVRKLLGNDQRAHVLPLGIEQLPELNAFDTVFSMGVLYHRRSPLDHLWQLKNQLVKEGELVLETLVVEGDENTVLVPGERYAQMRNVYYIPSALALKNWLEKCGFVDVKIVDHCVTTQEEQRRTSWMITESLGDFLNPNDSSKTIEGYPAPLRAVLVARKP, encoded by the coding sequence GTGATTGATTTCGGTAATTTTTATCAGCTGATTGCAAAAAACCACCTGGCCCCGTGGCTGGAAACCCTGCCCGCGCAAATTGCCAGCTGGCAGCGTGAATCCCTGCACGGCCAGTTCAAGCATTGGTACAACACGGTGAACTATCTGCCGGAGATGACGCCTCATCGTCTGGACCTCCTGCACAGCGTCACCGCTGAATCCGCCACGCCGCTGAGCGAAGGCCAGCAGCTTGGCATTGAAAAGCTGCTCCGTAACCTGATGCCCTGGCGCAAAGGCCCTTACTCGCTGTATGGCGTGGATATCGACACCGAATGGCGCTCAGATCTTAAATGGGATCGCGTCTTGCCGCATATTTCGCCACTTGCCGGGCGTACCATTCTCGACGTGGGCTGCGGCAGCGGCTATCACCTGTGGCGCATGATTGGCGCAGGCGCGCAGCTGGCGGTTGGCATTGACCCTATGCAGCTGTTTATTTGCCAGTTCGAGGCGGTGCGCAAACTGCTTGGAAACGATCAGCGCGCCCACGTTCTGCCGCTCGGTATTGAGCAACTTCCGGAGCTAAACGCCTTTGATACCGTGTTCTCGATGGGCGTGCTTTACCATCGCCGCTCGCCGCTGGATCACCTCTGGCAGTTGAAAAATCAGCTGGTCAAAGAAGGCGAGCTGGTGCTGGAAACGCTGGTGGTGGAAGGCGATGAAAATACCGTATTAGTGCCGGGCGAGCGCTATGCTCAGATGCGCAACGTTTACTACATCCCGTCCGCGCTGGCATTGAAAAACTGGCTGGAGAAATGCGGTTTTGTCGACGTGAAAATTGTCGACCATTGCGTCACCACGCAGGAAGAACAGCGCCGCACGTCGTGGATGATCACCGAATCGCTGGGCGACTTCCTCAACCCGAACGACAGCAGCAAAACCATTGAAGGTTATCCCGCTCCGCTTCGAGCCGTTCTGGTGGCCCGCAAGCCATAA
- a CDS encoding DUF72 domain-containing protein, which produces MIYIGLPQWQHPKWNRLGITSLEDYARHFNCVEGNTTLYALPKAEIVQRWREMTGDSFRFCFKFPATISHTAALHNCGDLTAEFFDRMSPLAGRIGQYWLQLPATFGPGDLPALWNFLDGLPADFTYGVEVRHPAFFDKGADEQALNRGLHERKVNRAILDSRPIHSAVPHNEAVREAQRKKPKVPVHAIVTAGNPLVRFIGSDDMTQNAELFEVWLKKLPEWATKTTPYLFLHTPDIAQAPELVHTLWPALQHAFPELGAPPAIPQQATLF; this is translated from the coding sequence ATGATTTACATCGGCCTTCCCCAGTGGCAGCACCCGAAATGGAACCGGCTGGGCATCACTTCGCTGGAAGACTATGCCCGGCACTTTAACTGTGTGGAAGGCAACACCACGCTGTACGCTCTGCCAAAAGCGGAAATCGTACAGCGCTGGCGGGAAATGACAGGCGACAGTTTTCGCTTCTGTTTTAAATTTCCCGCCACCATTTCCCATACCGCCGCCCTTCACAACTGCGGTGACCTCACCGCCGAGTTTTTCGACCGTATGTCGCCGCTGGCGGGCAGAATAGGCCAATACTGGCTTCAATTACCGGCCACCTTCGGGCCTGGCGATCTCCCGGCGTTGTGGAATTTTCTGGATGGATTACCCGCTGACTTCACCTATGGCGTGGAAGTGCGGCACCCTGCCTTTTTCGACAAAGGTGCTGATGAACAGGCACTGAACCGTGGCCTGCATGAACGGAAAGTGAATCGTGCCATTCTCGACAGCCGCCCTATTCACAGCGCAGTGCCGCACAACGAGGCGGTGCGGGAAGCCCAGCGTAAAAAGCCCAAAGTTCCGGTGCATGCCATTGTCACAGCCGGTAATCCTCTGGTGCGATTTATCGGCAGCGACGACATGACGCAAAATGCCGAGCTGTTTGAAGTCTGGTTAAAAAAGCTGCCTGAATGGGCGACAAAAACAACGCCATACCTTTTTCTCCACACCCCGGACATCGCCCAGGCGCCGGAGCTGGTTCATACCCTGTGGCCCGCGCTGCAGCACGCTTTCCCTGAATTAGGTGCCCCGCCCGCCATCCCGCAGCAGGCCACTCTTTTCTGA
- a CDS encoding hydrolase has product MTQLNASRTALVVIDLQDGILPFAGGPHSASDVVARAARLAEKFRANGSPVVMVRVGWSADYAEALKQPVDAAPPGHALPENWWSYPAALGKKDSDIEVTKRQWGAFYGTDLELQLRRRGIDTIVLCGISTNIGVESTARNAWEMGFSLVLAEDACSASSVEQHNNSLKFIFPRIALVRSTDEIIASL; this is encoded by the coding sequence ATGACACAACTCAACGCATCTCGTACTGCCCTGGTGGTGATTGACCTGCAGGACGGCATTTTACCGTTTGCCGGTGGTCCCCACAGCGCCAGCGACGTCGTGGCTCGTGCAGCTCGCCTGGCTGAGAAATTCCGCGCCAACGGTTCGCCGGTGGTGATGGTGCGAGTGGGCTGGTCAGCCGATTACGCCGAAGCCCTCAAACAACCTGTTGATGCCGCACCTCCGGGCCATGCCCTGCCTGAAAACTGGTGGAGCTACCCGGCCGCGCTCGGTAAAAAAGACAGCGACATTGAAGTCACCAAACGCCAGTGGGGCGCGTTTTACGGCACCGACCTTGAGCTACAGCTGCGCCGCCGCGGCATCGACACCATCGTCCTTTGCGGTATTTCTACCAATATTGGCGTCGAGTCCACCGCCCGTAACGCCTGGGAAATGGGATTCTCGTTGGTTCTGGCTGAGGATGCCTGCAGCGCCTCCAGCGTCGAGCAGCATAATAACAGCCTGAAGTTTATCTTCCCGCGCATCGCCCTCGTTCGCAGCACCGACGAGATAATCGCTTCGCTATGA
- a CDS encoding MalY/PatB family protein — protein MAFNFDEWIDRRHSDSSKWNKFAENVLPMWVADMDYRSPPCILEALQARVQHGVFGYGKRPHELTDVLTARLASRYQWRIKPEWLVFLPGVVSGLNLCVRAFTPATESTIAPTPIYPPFRKASELARRAQINAPLRLKEKRWILELEALTASMTGNEKLLMLCNPQNPGGTVYRRNELEQHQAFAQRHDLVVCSDEIHCDLLLEPGVTHIPFATLSEDAAQRSVTLLSPSKTFNIAGLGASVAVIPNPDLRRKFKAARAGIVPEVDILALTAAEAAWRDGEAWLQALLVYLRANRDRLTQAVNATPGLTMISPEATYLGWIDASGLGVENPAEFFLNAGLGFSPGIDFGEQQFVRINFGCTATVLNEAISRLQNAVRQR, from the coding sequence ATGGCATTCAATTTTGATGAATGGATCGACAGACGTCACAGCGACAGTTCGAAGTGGAATAAATTTGCTGAAAACGTGCTGCCCATGTGGGTTGCTGATATGGATTATCGCTCCCCGCCCTGCATCCTTGAGGCACTTCAGGCGCGCGTCCAGCACGGCGTATTTGGCTACGGCAAACGCCCGCATGAACTGACAGATGTCCTGACCGCAAGACTCGCCAGCCGCTACCAGTGGCGCATCAAACCTGAATGGCTGGTCTTTTTGCCTGGCGTGGTTTCCGGCCTGAATCTCTGCGTTCGAGCCTTTACCCCCGCCACTGAATCGACGATAGCCCCGACGCCGATATACCCGCCGTTTCGTAAAGCTTCCGAACTTGCCCGGCGGGCGCAGATTAATGCGCCGCTCAGGCTGAAAGAAAAACGCTGGATTCTCGAGCTTGAAGCATTAACGGCCAGCATGACGGGCAATGAAAAACTGCTGATGCTCTGTAATCCCCAGAACCCAGGCGGCACGGTTTATCGCCGTAACGAACTCGAACAGCATCAGGCCTTTGCACAACGCCACGATTTAGTCGTTTGTTCCGACGAAATCCACTGCGACTTATTGCTTGAGCCCGGCGTAACGCACATCCCCTTCGCGACCTTAAGTGAAGATGCGGCACAGCGTTCAGTGACGCTACTCTCCCCGTCCAAAACCTTTAATATTGCCGGGCTTGGCGCCTCGGTGGCCGTTATTCCCAACCCTGACCTGCGCCGCAAATTCAAAGCCGCGCGGGCCGGTATTGTTCCGGAGGTGGATATTCTTGCCCTGACGGCGGCGGAGGCTGCATGGCGAGACGGCGAGGCGTGGCTACAGGCACTGCTGGTTTATCTGCGCGCTAACCGGGATCGGCTGACGCAGGCCGTGAATGCCACGCCGGGTTTAACAATGATCTCACCGGAAGCGACTTATCTCGGCTGGATTGACGCGAGCGGATTAGGCGTAGAGAACCCGGCAGAATTCTTTCTCAATGCCGGGCTGGGCTTTTCTCCCGGCATAGATTTTGGTGAGCAACAATTTGTCCGCATCAATTTTGGCTGCACGGCCACCGTGCTCAATGAAGCTATCAGTCGCCTGCAAAACGCGGTGCGGCAGCGCTAA
- a CDS encoding DUF1471 domain-containing protein: MKKITATVILALSSVFASAAFAAPLPEVLNSSPAGQEQIGVVSIRGVSGSTDDAINRLQVKAEKIGGSKINITGLGTPGDSSLWSGTAQVYR; encoded by the coding sequence ATGAAAAAAATTACTGCAACTGTGATCCTGGCTCTGTCATCCGTCTTTGCATCTGCCGCTTTTGCCGCACCGCTGCCCGAAGTGCTTAACAGCAGCCCGGCAGGACAGGAACAAATTGGCGTTGTGTCCATTCGTGGCGTGTCCGGCAGCACCGATGATGCTATCAACCGACTGCAGGTAAAGGCGGAGAAAATCGGCGGCAGCAAAATTAACATTACTGGCCTGGGCACACCGGGCGACTCCAGCCTGTGGAGTGGCACCGCACAGGTTTATCGCTAA
- the cutC gene encoding copper homeostasis protein CutC: MALLEICCYGIDCAVTAEQAGADRIELCSGPKEGGLTPSAGVLRQVRQKVSIPVHPIIRPRGGDFCYTDGEFATMLEDIAFVRELGFPGLVIGMLDADGNIDLPRMEQVMQAAEGMAVTFHRAFDMCHHPLQAFEQLAALGVARILTSGQQQTAEAGISLLRELKQHSRAPIIMAGAGVRLSNLDKFVANGIEELHSSAGRSVPSPMRYRKAGVSMSADAEADEFNRYCVDADAVAAMKNALVDANPPR, from the coding sequence ATGGCTTTGCTTGAAATATGCTGTTATGGAATAGATTGTGCTGTTACTGCAGAACAGGCCGGCGCGGACAGAATTGAACTCTGCTCGGGGCCTAAAGAAGGCGGGCTGACGCCGTCCGCTGGCGTGCTGCGTCAGGTGAGACAGAAAGTGTCGATTCCGGTGCATCCGATTATTCGCCCTCGCGGCGGTGATTTTTGCTACACCGACGGCGAATTTGCCACCATGCTTGAAGATATTGCGTTTGTGCGTGAACTCGGTTTCCCGGGGCTTGTTATCGGGATGCTGGATGCAGACGGCAATATTGATTTACCGCGAATGGAGCAGGTGATGCAGGCTGCTGAAGGCATGGCCGTGACGTTCCACCGGGCTTTTGATATGTGCCATCATCCGCTACAGGCGTTTGAGCAACTGGCGGCGTTAGGGGTAGCAAGGATCCTGACTTCAGGGCAGCAGCAAACGGCCGAAGCGGGAATCTCACTTCTTCGGGAACTAAAACAGCATTCCCGTGCTCCAATTATTATGGCTGGCGCAGGCGTGCGTCTTAGCAACCTCGATAAGTTTGTTGCAAACGGTATTGAGGAGCTTCACAGCTCGGCAGGGCGGTCGGTACCTTCTCCGATGCGCTATCGCAAAGCGGGCGTGTCGATGAGCGCCGATGCCGAAGCCGATGAGTTTAATCGCTACTGCGTGGATGCAGATGCAGTAGCGGCCATGAAAAACGCGCTGGTGGACGCAAACCCGCCGCGCTGA
- the aspS gene encoding aspartate--tRNA ligase produces the protein MRTVYCGQLNQSHVGQQVTLSGWVNRRRDLGSLIFIDMRDREGIVQVFFDPDRQEAFQLASELRNEFCIQVVGTVRARDERNVNKDMATGEVEVFATELTIINRSDVLPLDSNHVNTEEARLKYRYLDLRRPEMAQRLKTRAKITSFVRRFMDDHGFLDIETPMLTKATPEGARDYLVPSRVHKGKFYALPQSPQLFKQLLMMSGFDRYYQIVKCFRDEDLRADRQPEFTQIDVETSFMTAPQVREVMEDLVRKLWINTINVDLGDFPVMTFAEAERRYGSDKPDLRNPLELVDVADLVKDVEFKVFSGPANDAKGRVAALRVPGGAQISRKQIDDYGKFIEIYGARGLAYIKVNERAKGIEGITSPVAKFLNADIVEAILARTGAADGDMIFFGADSKKVVADALGALRLKIGKDLQITDEKKWAPLWVVDFPMFEDNGEGGLTAMHHPFTAPKDMTPEELAAQPETAIANAYDMVINGYEVGGGSVRIHNGQMQQTVFGILGINEQEQREKFGFLLDALKYGTPPHAGLAFGLDRLTMLLTGTDNIRDVIAFPKTTAAACLMTEAPSFANPASLAELGIEVIKKAEKN, from the coding sequence ATGCGTACAGTATATTGCGGGCAGCTCAATCAATCCCATGTGGGACAGCAAGTAACGCTTAGTGGGTGGGTCAATCGTCGCCGTGACCTCGGTAGCCTTATCTTTATTGATATGCGCGATCGTGAAGGCATCGTGCAGGTGTTTTTCGACCCGGACCGTCAGGAAGCGTTCCAGCTCGCCTCTGAACTGCGTAATGAGTTCTGTATTCAGGTTGTTGGCACCGTGCGTGCTCGCGACGAGCGCAACGTTAATAAAGATATGGCGACCGGTGAAGTGGAGGTGTTTGCCACCGAACTGACCATCATCAACCGCTCTGACGTGCTGCCGCTGGACTCCAACCACGTTAATACCGAAGAAGCGCGCCTGAAGTACCGTTACCTGGATCTTCGCCGTCCAGAAATGGCTCAGCGCCTGAAAACTCGCGCAAAAATTACCAGCTTCGTGCGCCGCTTTATGGACGACCACGGTTTCCTAGACATCGAAACTCCGATGCTGACCAAAGCCACGCCAGAAGGCGCTCGTGACTATCTGGTGCCTTCCCGCGTCCACAAAGGCAAATTTTACGCGCTGCCGCAGTCTCCTCAGCTGTTCAAACAGCTGCTGATGATGTCCGGCTTTGACCGCTACTATCAGATCGTAAAATGTTTCCGCGACGAAGACTTACGCGCTGACCGTCAGCCAGAATTTACCCAGATCGACGTTGAAACGTCCTTCATGACCGCGCCACAGGTGCGTGAAGTGATGGAAGACCTGGTGCGCAAACTGTGGATCAACACCATTAACGTTGACCTGGGCGACTTCCCGGTGATGACTTTCGCCGAAGCTGAGCGCCGCTACGGTTCCGACAAGCCGGACCTGCGTAACCCGCTGGAGCTGGTGGATGTGGCTGACCTGGTCAAAGACGTTGAGTTTAAAGTTTTCTCCGGCCCGGCAAACGACGCAAAAGGCCGCGTTGCCGCGCTGCGTGTGCCGGGTGGCGCACAAATCAGCCGTAAACAGATTGACGACTACGGCAAGTTCATTGAAATTTACGGCGCTCGCGGCCTGGCGTACATCAAGGTTAACGAGCGTGCGAAAGGCATTGAAGGCATCACCAGCCCGGTCGCCAAGTTCCTGAACGCGGATATCGTGGAAGCTATCCTGGCACGTACCGGCGCAGCCGATGGTGACATGATCTTCTTCGGCGCGGACAGCAAAAAAGTGGTTGCCGACGCGCTGGGTGCGCTGCGCCTGAAAATCGGTAAAGACTTGCAGATTACCGATGAGAAAAAATGGGCGCCGCTGTGGGTGGTTGACTTCCCAATGTTTGAAGACAACGGTGAAGGCGGCCTGACCGCGATGCACCACCCGTTCACCGCGCCGAAAGACATGACGCCGGAAGAGCTGGCGGCTCAGCCGGAAACCGCGATTGCTAACGCCTACGATATGGTTATCAACGGCTACGAAGTGGGTGGTGGCTCCGTGCGTATTCACAACGGCCAGATGCAGCAGACCGTGTTCGGCATTCTGGGCATTAACGAGCAGGAACAGCGTGAAAAATTCGGCTTCCTGCTGGACGCGCTGAAATACGGTACGCCGCCTCATGCAGGCCTGGCGTTTGGTCTGGATCGCCTGACCATGCTGCTGACCGGCACCGACAACATCCGTGACGTTATCGCCTTCCCGAAAACCACGGCTGCAGCCTGCCTGATGACCGAAGCGCCAAGCTTCGCTAACCCGGCTTCGCTTGCCGAGCTGGGGATTGAAGTCATCAAAAAGGCAGAGAAAAACTGA
- a CDS encoding MAPEG family protein, whose translation MVSALYAVLAALLLIKFSFDVVRLRMQYRVSYGDGGFSELQSAIRIHGNAVEYIPISLLLLLLMEMDGAETWMVHICGIMLLAGRLLHYYGYHHRLIRWRRSGMSATWCALMLMVLANLWYMPWELVFSLH comes from the coding sequence ATGGTAAGCGCGCTGTATGCGGTGCTGGCTGCTCTGCTGTTAATTAAGTTTTCGTTCGACGTTGTTCGCCTGCGCATGCAGTACCGGGTCTCCTACGGCGACGGCGGCTTTAGTGAACTCCAAAGCGCCATCCGTATTCACGGTAATGCGGTGGAATATATTCCCATTTCCCTGCTGCTTTTATTGCTGATGGAAATGGACGGCGCCGAAACCTGGATGGTGCATATTTGCGGTATCATGCTGCTGGCCGGACGCCTGCTGCATTACTACGGATACCATCATCGTCTGATCCGCTGGCGTCGTTCTGGCATGAGCGCCACCTGGTGCGCGCTGATGCTGATGGTGCTGGCCAACTTATGGTATATGCCGTGGGAGTTGGTTTTCTCGCTCCATTAA
- a CDS encoding VOC family protein, with the protein MAHWQAVDELHDISADLPGFTKALTELATRLGLEIAPLDADHISLRCHQNATAERWRAGLEKCGTLLSENIINGRPICLFKLDEPVCVEHWRFTVVELPWPGEKRYPHEGWEHVEIVLPGAPETLNARALDLLSDAGLRETGISVKTSSPKGERERLPNPTLAVTDGKVTIKFHPWSIEQIVASEQAN; encoded by the coding sequence ATGGCACACTGGCAGGCGGTAGATGAACTGCATGATATTTCGGCAGATCTGCCAGGGTTTACGAAAGCGTTAACAGAACTTGCCACCCGGCTTGGGCTGGAGATTGCGCCCCTGGATGCCGATCACATTTCTTTGCGCTGCCACCAGAACGCGACTGCCGAACGCTGGCGCGCAGGGCTGGAAAAATGCGGCACGTTGCTGAGTGAAAATATCATCAATGGCCGTCCGATTTGTTTATTCAAGCTCGATGAACCAGTATGCGTCGAGCACTGGCGGTTTACGGTTGTGGAACTGCCCTGGCCCGGTGAAAAACGTTACCCGCATGAAGGCTGGGAGCACGTTGAGATTGTACTCCCGGGCGCGCCGGAAACGCTTAACGCGCGGGCGCTGGACTTGTTGTCTGACGCCGGGCTGCGTGAAACGGGTATTTCAGTGAAAACCAGCTCCCCGAAAGGCGAGCGCGAAAGATTGCCTAACCCAACGCTCGCGGTCACCGACGGTAAAGTGACCATCAAATTCCATCCCTGGAGCATTGAGCAGATCGTCGCCAGCGAACAGGCCAACTGA
- the cmoA gene encoding carboxy-S-adenosyl-L-methionine synthase CmoA → MSDRDTLFSAPIAKLGDWTFDERVAEVFPDMIQRSVPGYSNIISMIGMLAERFVQPHSQVYDLGCSLGAATLSVRRNIHHDGCKIIAVDNSPAMVERCRRHLDAFKAQTPVEVIEGDIRHIAIENASMVVLNFTLQFLEPDDRQLLLNKIWQGLKPGGALVLSEKFSFEDAEVGELLFNMHHDFKRANGYSELEISQKRSMLENVMLTDSVETHKKRLKQAGFEHAELWFQCFNFGSLVAVKSGEVA, encoded by the coding sequence ATGTCTGACCGCGATACGCTGTTTTCCGCCCCGATAGCCAAACTGGGCGACTGGACCTTTGATGAACGGGTAGCCGAAGTCTTCCCCGATATGATCCAGCGCTCGGTGCCAGGTTACTCCAATATTATCTCTATGATTGGCATGCTGGCGGAGCGCTTCGTGCAACCCCACAGTCAGGTTTACGACCTCGGCTGCTCTTTGGGCGCGGCGACATTATCGGTACGACGCAACATTCATCACGATGGCTGCAAAATCATTGCCGTCGACAATTCCCCGGCCATGGTCGAACGCTGCCGCCGCCATCTGGATGCCTTCAAGGCGCAAACGCCCGTCGAAGTCATCGAAGGCGATATCCGCCATATCGCCATTGAAAATGCCTCAATGGTGGTGCTGAACTTTACGCTGCAATTCCTTGAGCCCGATGACCGTCAACTGTTGCTGAATAAAATCTGGCAGGGCCTGAAGCCCGGCGGTGCGCTGGTGCTTTCGGAGAAATTCAGCTTTGAAGATGCCGAAGTCGGCGAACTGCTGTTTAACATGCACCACGACTTTAAGCGCGCCAACGGCTACAGCGAACTGGAAATCAGCCAGAAGCGCAGCATGCTGGAAAACGTGATGCTGACCGACTCGGTCGAAACCCATAAAAAACGCCTCAAGCAGGCGGGCTTTGAGCACGCTGAACTGTGGTTCCAGTGCTTTAACTTTGGCTCTCTGGTAGCCGTCAAATCCGGAGAAGTCGCGTGA